CATATATTTTGACAATGTGGGGGGAGAGATGCAAGAAGTAGCAGTGAGTAACATGAACATCAATGGTAGGATAGCTGTTTGTGGGGTGATTTCGGAGTATTTGGATTCCGAAAAACGAGCTGCACCGAGTATGATCGAGGTTATATACAAGAGAATCAAGATCCAGGGGTTTCTGGCTGGTGATTACTTGAATATTTTTGGAGATTTCCTTTCAACAACTTGCGATCACCTTCGCACTGGGAAAATTCAGCCATTGGAAGACATCTCGGATGGGGTTGAAAGCATCCCCTCTGCTTTTATCAGTCTCTATAGAGGCCAAAACATTGGgaagaaaattgttaaaatcgCAGAAGAGTGAATGGGAGGAAGACTAGTTCTAGTTTGGCTGCTATCTTCCTCCCTATTACATTTTTAGCAAACTGTATCCTTATTTTCCATGAAATTAGCATGCATGTGGGTAGCGAAGCAATAAACTAACCTTGGTCTCACCAATTGGCCTATGAGCTGAGATGGGTCATTAATGGTCTagatttccattttattcattaatctTTTGCTATAGTGGTAATTGGggcaaaacaaaaaatttttctttgatgggccgagataaaattaaaaaggttaaatgggttaaagctaaaatttttgtGCTAATAtcacttaaattaaattactaatttatcaAAAGGGgccaaaaatacaaattatccACTTAATTCAAGAGGGCCTTAAAAGCTAATTATGCTATTCAATCAAGGGGAACCAAGGCTTCTGCGTGTCCCCAACTATGCCTCTTAAGTGATGAAGTAAATTGTGCTCTTAAATATAACAATGACATTGTTTAGAGAAACTGtcataaaaaatatacttaATTCCAGGAAAAAGATCATAACttgaaaaccaaattaaaaaaaaaaaaaacctgaaacaaatatgtattttttaattttgtagaaGTTAagttttgaatgaaattatgtttaattacaGTTTTTCgcaatttaatttcttatatcaCTTTTTTACAATATCTATTATGGTTCTGTTGggttaattatttgtttgtatcaaattatagagtaaaaatcctaggtataaaatatgttttaagatCCTGTACACTCcgtacatttgaaatttatttctcctacttttattttaagaacTTAGTCctccaattttcaaatttaaaagtttaaatctAGTTGTTACCACCGtttaaattcttctattaaattctttggcgtcacattttaaaattaaaaaaatacacttggtagtcatgtataataaaaataatgctaaaactactaattagaattttttcttgaaaacatCCATTCAAATTTgtcatgataaaataattttttttgttgaaataggGTTCATAAGAAAAGTTGGCGTAAGCATTTTGATGAAATAGCTAAAATAGTAgctatttagattaattaatgacTTAAAAAAAGAGGAGccaatttatgttaaaatttaaagaatatggattaaattacaaattttaacaCAATCCAgtgtcaaaattgaaatttaacctttgtcttataaaataaaataaaagcaattatatatatatatatatatatatatatataagaaatgaGAAGTCACGTGTCAATCTATAAGATCTTTGggcattcaaattatatatgaaaaatttacgatattaactatttaaattaacgataaaattacaaaaatctaaggaccaaattatgttagaaatgaAAGTATAGAGAATCAGAGAttaaaatcttatatttaagcataatagagttatattgtattttatctCCTCTGctcaaattagtctctatacattagatcaaagagcaaattgcttatgtttaataaaaatttcatcaatttgtaCAATTAAAAACTGGAGAAGTTAAAGGAATAACTAAACAGTGACACTTGTCATGCCACGTATATCTTATGCTGACATAAAGTGACTACTTTTaaacaatagaaattgatgaaatttttaacagaagaacaaaattgcTCTTTAGactaatttactaattttttaagtaTAGAGGATAAAATATAGTCTGACTCCTAACACAATAACTTCTTTAATACTCTTACCCAATATAAACACTTTtttatatgtaagtatatagatatcaaatatttgttaaagttttttaaagTCACATTTTCCTCATTTTACCACATTTTTCTCAAACAATGGATACAAACTTCCTTTGAAGGAAGACAGCAATAAGCCTGCGTTGAGATGAAACCGTCATATGAAGTAAGGCCCACCACCATACATAAATATAACTCAAATAACGCAGGGTAAACGTGATACGATAAGAAGGTCTCTAGAATTGTAGTTATTTTAGTAGTATTGGAtgtaattgtaattttgtttttatttgttggaataatttgaaaaaaaaatatggcaaaaagaaaatatttataaataattgaacTTCATCAATCAAAACATAGTTTTTCCacaattttacttaattaaacataacttcaaaccaaaaagaaaaaatatatatgcatttatCTTCACGCCACCATCTCTCCCTGCCTTAATGGTATCTATGCTGACCTTTTCAAATTTGAGAGATACTTTATAACATATTATTATGGCTGAATTTACCTCACAAGTTCCTCTATTATATGGATTTAATCAAATTAGTCCTGTACTATTAAAAGATTCGAATCATGTTAGCATTTATTATTCAAAGAATTTCAATTATTGTTTGATGGagttaattttgtaaatgaaaatgaaaatttttgtttggaattgaactgcaattgaaaaaataacaaatttttataGTAAATGCTAATTCTATTGGAATTTGGacatatttgattcttttaatggtataaagtttaaattgatccatttaataagaAATGGACTAATTTGATCTAGTCTCTATAATATAGGAAACTCTCAATATTTTAACCCAATATTAAGTATTTAAGATCACCAAtcaataaataaagaaatagagtCAAATTTGGCATTCAACGttatcttttatcaatttgacctttgtttctttttaaatttaatttgatctttaacttttaaaaggAGTAAAATTTGATCATCAACGTTCGAGAAAGAGTCGAATTATtgtttttcaaacaaaaaagaacTAAAAGTTAAATGTTTAAACATTACCGTCCACATGACAATCCACATATACTccaatctatttttaaattttgaatttcttttatttttaaatatttttataatttttaaattatttattaatatagcatataagataaataatatcATACCAATATGTAATGCAACGcactttaatcaatatttttatttaaaaaatcaatttaaaataaaaaataaagattaaattaacaaaagaaatataaagGTTTAACAAGAAACCgaaaataaatacaaagatATGATGAAATGGAGAGGAGAAAGGAATGAGATGTGTGAGTggcaaggaaaaagaaaatacagcCCGTTTAACACTTTTGTCGCCGTGATAGTTGTTTGCAACTGCGTTTCCTTCACTATACCTTTCGACTTTTTCCTATTTGTTGCCGTCCAAAAGTGAGGGCGATGGTTGAAGACTCAACGTGGCGTTCTTACAAGGCATTTTAGCCTCCCAACGATTGCGGGGTTCAGACTCCACCAGGAACCAAACATGGTTTGAAGATGTAGACATTGGCCCAAATTTTGGTGAATCTTAAGTTACTGAGTTTCTTTGGGTGTGGGAAAGTTTTCTTTGAAAAACAGCAGACCCAAGCAGACTACTATTACTTTTCTTTAGCGACTTTTCTTAAATACactttccatttctttctttttatttttcacattactaaatatacttaaattaattcctTTTTATGATAGCAATTAACAACTTAACAAGAAACTGGCCACAACAAAAAAAGTTActcataaaattatgataattatcTTATATATTTCTGTGAATTTCtacaaatatgataaatatattatttaaatattaaacaaaacaatttaatataatatatatatgaaatgttacATAAATGATGTGTGTTTTATTAGTATTACTTAAAGACACGTgacaatatatattattaaacttgTATAACAAGGCTAACATAGTTAAATAACTAGTTTATTATCTCGTGCAATATATGAGTTCggtattatgtattaattaaaatatattatatttatttttgaaaactgttgtaaaatttgtaacttttgaaaaagtaaaattatataattcttcacttttatatttaagaagtagaaataatataaatatatcacaTATAGACCATTTCCTTTTAGTTAAAACGTtgcatttaataatattaaaagaaattcacACATTAATTAAGGCGGATTATGTTCTTGCTTTGAATCATTAgtgtaatttttgaatttttgttttaagcTGTATTTTTCTACCAAAAGAAATTCACACATTAAATGTTGATGTCAtataaatatagttttatttgtctagcattaaaaatatttaaatttaaaagaattgcTTAccgtttttaatatattttaatttaaataaaatactagaaaattatgtcaaatgaaatttaatattattattaccaaaatatgaaaatataataataatccaATGTGCCATATAATCATGAATAGTTCAATACACCAAACCTTATTGAAAACAAACCTAAACCATATTTAAAGCCGATCAAAATTACCACCCTTGCAACACTACCAAAATTCTCTTCACTTAACCCCATATTTCCGGGGCCAAAAATCCACAAGCAACCACTATGGGAGCCGCCACCGACGCCCCCACAACCTCCGCATCATCCACCAGCACCCTCTCCCCTTCCATTATCAAAAAAATCCTCCTCTCTTACACATATGTAGCCATATGGATCTTCCTTTCTTTCACCGTCATAGTTTACAACAAATACATCCTCGATCAAAAGCTTTACAATTGGCCATACCCCATCTCTCTAACTCTCATCCATATGGGCTTTTGTTCCTCCATAGCTGCTCTCCTTGTCCGTGTCTTCCATGTTGTCGACCTCCCTACTTCCATGTCACCCCGTCTTTACCTCTCCTCTGTTGTTCCCATCGGAGCCCTTTATTCACTTTCCCTTTGGCTGTCCAACTCGGCCTATATCTATCTCTCTGTTTCCTTCATCCAAATGCTCAAAGCCCTTATGCCGGTTGCTGTTTATTCCATTGGTGTTCTCTTTCGTAAAGATTCTTTTAAATCTTCAACCATGGGTAACATGCTCGCTATTTCATTTGGGGTTGCCATTGCCGCTTACGGAGAAGCCAAATTCGATTCTTGGGGTGTTTTGTTACAGCTTGGAGCTGTTGCCTTTGAAGCTACGAGGTTGGTTTTAATCCAAATCCTTCTTACTTCAAAAGGAATCAGCCTTAACCCGATTACTTCACTTTATTACGTTGCTCCTTGTTGTTTCGTTTTCTTGCTTATTCCCTGGATTACAGTGGAACTGCCTatacttaaagaaaactcaacTTTCCATTTCGATTACTTCATCTTTGGGACCAACTCTTTTTGCGCTTTCGCTTTGAACCTGGCGGTGTTTTTGTTGGTCGGGAAGACCTCGGCGCTGACGATGAACGTTGCGGGTGTCGTCAAAGACTGGTTGCTTATAGCTTTTTCGTGGTCGGTGATTAAAGATACGGTGACTCCAGTTAATTTGTTTGGTTATGGGCTAGCGTTTTGGGGGGTTGCTTATTATAATCATTCAAAGTTGAAAGCGCTTAGAGAGAAGGAAGCAGCAGAGAGGAAAGATGAAGAGGGTGATGATGAAGAAAGTGGCAGATTGTTGGATCAAAGAGAAGGGGATGTGACTACGAGAAGAAATGAATCAGagggataattttgatttgctATACATCCTTTTTCTTAAACCTTTAGATAATGATACGATTAAACTAGAAAGAGATTATAGAggtattttagtttcttttctctGCTTGCTCTGTTTATGGTTATTATTGTGAATGGCGCCGACTGCCATCACATGTTGTAGATCATAATTTAGATAAAAACGAATTATACTAGTATCTCACCAATTTTACTTATTGTCGTGGATCTATAGACTTTATTTCCATTTATTGGATTGAATAAACTATGTTCAGCGCCAGTCTTCTATTTTGTGCTCAAATGTTATTTTCAGATCAATAACATATCACTTTCAAATTCTTGGCGAAAATATTGCTGGAAAATTGTTGATTGCTGGTTTACTTGTGCAAAACAACGCATTAACAAACAGCACTTATCGTCAGCAGAGTTGCCATTAACAATAGTTTCCACATCTGTAGGGTAGATTTTGGTTTCCCTGGCTTGAACCAAACACCACAAACAAGATACAGTACAAAGTTTATCTAAACTACTGACAAAGAGATCAAGCGACAGTGTTGTGAGGAAGAGAACAGAGCACATGGTTTTCATTCCTTTGGGAAGCTGATGGTGGAGCAGAGGCACCAGAAGCATTACAAGTTTCTGGGGGACCGTGAGAGCATTTTGTTTCAATACAACTTTGAATGTCATACTGACCATAGCCCATGACTTTGATCAATAGTAGGGCAATAACAGTTACTGGTGGGGGGTTGCTGGACCAATGGCATTATCATTCTAGCACTGACCCAGGAGATGTTTTCTGCTCAaatctttaaatggttttaaGGTTTGAAATTTTGGCATATTAACAGCTTCGTCATATTCACATGATGAAGTGAACGTTCTCATAATAACAGCTTGGTCATATTTATGTAACCCTTATCTATCTCTCTTCCATAAACATTTAGACCAACCCCAATTTGATAGTAATGCCCAAGGCATCACTTTGCCAAATAACCAATCAAATTGCATCGCTATGTGCATTCTTATCGTTTTCTTTTACATTCTTTTGTTGAGCTCGTGGAGTAATTCCAATGGCTCAAACAGTTTCAGCATATTCTGCCGGTTAGTTTAGTTTCGAGGTATTTTCTCCTCTCATGGTTCACTGACAGCGGCAGATCCAGTTGTCATTAAATTACAAAGCTGGCGGTTTCAACTCCATTAGATAATAGGTTAACACATCACAGTAACTGACATTTTCTATACCCCACAAGGCTACctaaataaacaacaaaaaacttGGTTGAGCGTTGTTGGAATATCAAAAGGAATCTATAACCCGTATACccaaattgaaattataaaataccaTGTTGCTGAATGCCAAAAAATCTAGTTCCTGGACACTGGCTCAAGGATCTAGAGCCTATACAAAAAAGATATCTTTGTGGACTTATCGGACAACAGCATTTACAAATGGATACATGTACATGAAGGGAACAAGTTGTTGCATCAAGAGTTACCTTTTCGCAAGTTGTTGGATCATGTCTCTGGCCTCACTTAGCTGATCCACATAGCAAACTTCTAAGGCTCGTAAGTTTGCCATGGGAGGCATTGGCATCTGCATTTCAGCCAGGTGTTCTCTTAACGAGTTGACTGCATTAGAATCCATCACTTCAGCAACCACAGTCTGCCAAGTGACAAAAACCTCATTCAACCAAATCTTTCAACATAAACTAGAGAATATCTTTTACCCACGGCACTGAAGCCatgtaaatatattatgttagaCCAATAAACTCACCCAGGATGTATTGACGCATGCATTGAAGATTATGGATACCAGGACGTCAAAATCTTCATCCAAGCCAGTTAGTGCCCTTCCTGAACCGACAGTAACAGTGAAATCTTGATCAAAAGGATCAGAAGTTGATCTAGCGCTTTTCACAGTAATCCTGTCATGCTCCTCTACAATTCTTTGAAGATGATACATGGTAGAGGTCCTGGCAGTGTTCTGCAGCCTCAGCAATGTTGCCGCTCTTTCAGCATTAGCCCAGCAACACCAAGAAGATGACCCATCATCTACACGTGCAAGCAGGAAgattattagttaaatatatCTTAAGGAGGCACAAAATCAAGTAAAAAGAAATCCTACTAACAGGCATCTGGTCACTGCCAACCACTGATTTTGGCAGCTGATGCATAGaacttaaaatattcttttcaCATTATTAAACAGTTAAGGAGAAGAGGAGGGAGCAGCAAGTAACTTAAGAGAACAATCATCCAAAAAACAGTTTTGGTTGAACAAAAACATGCTTTCAGATATATAGCTTAACTCATGCACTACATATCTATCCTGGCATTAGCAAACCTCATAACACgcaataatgaaatttaatagaaGCTAGTAAAACTTGAAAAGCACACAATGGAGCCACAAGAAAGATTAAACTCTAGGAGAAAGAAACATGCCGCTCTTACCACCAAGTTTGATCTTTAGGAACCTCTAACATAAAGCTTAACCTAGTAAAGTTTGAAGTAGCAATgctagataaaataatatataacgtGAACAAAATAGCAATTAAGAAATTGTGTAGGCTATAGGAAGgctaaaaaatatacaaatccATCACATTCCATCAATAATCTCTTAACAATGAGCAACTCACCCAATATAAAGCAAGCAAGTGGAATGTCAACACTATGAGGTCTGGTGTAAgtatttgattttatgttatCACATTTCCGGTTGCTCTTCTCTAGAACCAGGACATGAACAGCAACAACCTGTCAAAATGTTGAACAAATAGAGCGTTATGAGCATTGACTACCATATCTATGACCAATGACCAACAATAAGTTAAACAACTAGGAGGCACATTTAACGGGCTTTAAAAGGAAACTTGAAACCTACTCTGCAGCGGAACTGATTTAGATTGCAGTCTAAGCTGTGTGCTTCATTGACGGTCCTGATTGAATTTATCTCAACGCTAGATTCAGATGTTAACATGAATTCACTTGGGACCCTGGACacccaaaacataccaattacATCACTTCATGTCAAATAAAGAATGATTCAAGAGTATGAATAATCAAAAGATCAGAAAAACCACATTGATGGCAATATTCTGCCAGCCATATTTTGAAACTACATTCATATAAACTGAATAAATTCCAAAAATAGCCCTTTTTATCATCCTATAGAGCATAGTCTATTCTGAAGAATCAAATGCATGTTCTCAGTTCAGTGGATGCTTCTCCCTCTAATGTTTAtgacaaattcaatataaaatttctataatCAGAGAGCACTTACAcataaatcaaaccaaaatagTAGTAGTAACCTTTATCATAACCCATTAACATATGCCAGTTAATTACATTCATACAATACCATATTTATCCTCAAGaacatttttatcaataaagaatataaatatgGCAACAAATTAAAGGATCAATTTGATTGTTGGAAGAGTTGAGtatgtttattgatttttgaacGTTAAGAAAAGAGGGAATAAGGACCAAAGAAAACAGGAAAGAACCAAATGGACTTCAGTCTCCAAATTTAAGTAACAAGTGAAAGACAGACATCACAAAGAGATCCTAGAACAGTGTAGGATTGAAGCACAAGCAATAAAGTAGTTGACGTTCAAAGTTCATACTGAAGTTCAAGAATTCGATGGAAAGTTGCATTTATGCCAGACCCAAACCCAGTAGGGAACTGATGTTGGTCAACAGATCCAAAAATCTTCAcctaaaacaataatattttgaaataagatAACTCATAAATTCTCCAGGtaatgaagaaaaagagaggaacAGGAATTCTAATAGGCATTTACAGTTTGATTGGCCACTGAAACATGAATGCAACAATTTTTTGTTCTATCACAAAACCCATATCGATAAAGATCACCATAGTCTTCACGGCTTGAACACATGTCAGAAAACCCTTGGTCAAAACCGTGGACAGCTATTATATCTCCACGCAGAGAGGAAAATTTTCCGGCAGGAAAGAGGAAACTAGGACCAAGCAAACCAGAATTCTCATCTGGGTTTGCATCCATTGTGGTCTCAATGCCCGATGAAACACTAGAGTTCTCTAGGTTTGCACCTGGTGGATTATGGCCATTTCCAAGTTCCTCTGCATCCATCTCCAAAACACCTGTTAAACTTGAAGGGACATGAAGATGAACATCTGAAACTGAACAATCACTGCCAATGTCCAGGACTTGATCTTTTGTAAAGACTTCATTACATAGAGAAGAATCATGCAATGATTTATCACTAGCAAGAACCTCAGAGGAGAATGAAAGTCTTCGCAAATATGTTCCAGAAGTCATTGGTACtttaacaccaatttcatcAGCATCCTTAATATTACAGAGAGGACCTTCTATATGGTGCTTCATTAAGTAAAAACCATCAATCTGCAACaactgaaattgaatgaaaatgaacaaaacaaATCCGTTTTCTATGCGCAAAATTCATGCGCAAAACATCCATCATTTATGCATTGTGTGAATAACAGAAAAAGGGGAAAAGTAGGAAATTAAGAATACCTGATACTTCAAATCACTTTCAGATGTGAACTCTAGGAAAATCTTCTTCGCACTACCTTTACAAGCTTTAACCCTTGCATTGGCCTTCATTCTACACAAGGTCCCTGCACTTGTATAGATGAAATTATTAACACCTCGTATGGTAGCCAAGCATGGACTTTCATGAGAAAAACTTGTTCTCAGACAACTAGGATCCCCACAAGTTTCCCTTAAAGATGAAGTGCCTTTTTCCAAACATGCACTGCAAAAATTGTCCTCGAATCCTGGACTCAACTGACTAGATCCACTATCAGTCTTCTGCCTCTTACTAGAAGAATGATCTGCGTGGTTACCAACAGTACAACCTCTCAAAACATTTCCCTGATGCGCACTTCCATCTTTTTCAGCTAGAAACAAATACCAGGGTAAGACTCCGGCCTCAGCAAACACAGATCTTACTAATTTCTTTGAATGACATGGCGGATGGAATTTGCGTCTGATGCGGATAAGATGGAATTTTCCACTACTGATTTCATTCAGTTCATCCCTGGAATCTACAGATGGATAAATGAGACGATTTCTGCATGTTGCATTACATAAATGAAAGTagacaaatatttttatgtttggttttcTTGCCAACGGGAAAGCCCGGAAGAGACTTCCAGGCAATAATGGGTCAATAGTTGATAAACCTGAATGGACCGACTCAGGCATGCCTTCCACAATTACACAATAATCAATCAcctgaaaatttaaaaagaatggAGTGACTGGTGGTGCATAAACCCTCTTACACAGCATTATGCAGCTCAAGACAAGATGATAAAGAGAATGCCAAagtataatcaataaatatgACCTCAAATATACTATTAGGATCCCAAAATGATGGAAGGTCTGGTATAACAACATCAATGCTATCAGTCATGTCAACCAATTGCAATCTTCCAGAAGACAGAGATATCTGAGAGTTGAGATAGAACCATGATCAGATAATGATAGCTAATATCCCACCAAAAAATAAAGACTTAAGAGCACATATAAATCCCTAGTTTCAATAGCAAAAAGAGGAGAGATATAAAAGGAAAGTATTTACCATTCATAATTCTTTGTTAACTAGCCTAAAATTCTTCCCAAAAGTTGTAAtttagaagaaataaaattaaccgttctagttttctttttctttttaatttccaaAAGGAGTCCCTCAACATCATACATAGAACACGAATAAAAGATCACGCTGTAATAAGTTGCAGTAATTCCATCCTAATTACTTGGTTATGATTAACAAATGAAGAAAGATTTAATTGAACTTTAAACCAATTGTCATTTGCCTCCTTTTCCCTTTACTTTATTTGCAACTTAAATTGGTAAATGCATGTTGCaagaaaatactaaaaatgGCAAATACTCAAACATGCGTACTATAGCTTTAACACCacatcaaaaatcaaaatcctagttaaccttttttattatcttgtaagataattttttaataaaacagcTACTGTATTTGGATCTCCTTTTCTCCTCTATGAAGAACTAGAACCTTCATAGCAACTTAATTTGTATCACACCATTCGTACCTTCGGTATTCGCTTAGAACTAAATGGCCTCACTTGCCTGCATATGTACATACAAGCTAAATTACTAACCTTTAACGTTCCTACTAAAATGATACCCAAATCTTCACTCTGAAAAGCCTTCCTTATTGACTGTTGATAATATTTGCCCCCACATGACACAGGAAGGATATTATCTGATGGTAGTAGTTCCTTTATCCAAAAATTCTCACAATGATGGATGAAATTAGAGATTGGTACCACCTAAAAATAACCACAAGACATTAAAAGTGATGGCTAACAAGAAAACCAAACTAGCAAAAAGTATTAATCAATTAGACACTTGATAAGTTTAAGTATGCTAATTCACACGTATTCCAACAAAAATCAGGGCCAGGACTTACCAACTTCAGATTGCCATGATATGGTTCAGTAGTAGAGCAACATGATTCATTTTTATTGAATTCCATTACCACACCATGCTGCCAACACAAATTCATGACAAGATCATAATGGAATGACCAACATAGAAATTTAAGCACAATATCAATAGGAATTTACTGATTTACCTGTGCTTGAATCACTGATGAAGGCAAATGTGAATTAGCAAACATTTGAACCAGTCCTTTCTAAAAATACCTCAAAAATATCCAAGGTTAGATCAGCAGAAACAAATGTTTTGATTGCTGGAAGAAAAAAGCAGACTTTTCATAAAACTAGAACTCCATGCCAATCAAAAAAATCTCACAAGATCGAAAGCAAGTTAATTACATGTGTTGATCCCAAAATCTTCTTTGTGGATAAGATCCCAGAAAACTTTCTTTGgaaacaagaaacaagaagtaGGACCCTGAAATCCAAAAACTATATTAAGCAAATAATATAGAGAATTATGCACCTTGAACCAATCAAACCATGAATATCTCTAGAAAGCTTTCCATACCATAGTCTTGTAGAAAAAGCTAACGTCTCAATGAAGTTCCCCAACTGGCTTTTTGACTGCGACATTATAAGACACCTGCAGCATATGTTTGAATTACATTTCACGCATGTCAGTCATTCTTTCAGGCCCTAAGCATGTCAATTACCTTCATGAAACCATCCATTGTTGAACTGGTAGAGCCAACATATAAATGAGTCCACCAATTACTAATATGAAATGGAATTCAATTTCAGTTTCCATAGaaattccaaaaagaaataagaCTAGTTATATGGCATCGCTAAAAGTGAATAAAGGCAATATCGAATAATAAGTTTTGGAATGAGCTATACCTTGTCTTTAATGGTGAGAATGATTTTACTATGATGCTGGTCCTGGTGCAAGCCCCAA
This sequence is a window from Gossypium raimondii isolate GPD5lz chromosome 5, ASM2569854v1, whole genome shotgun sequence. Protein-coding genes within it:
- the LOC105769316 gene encoding CST complex subunit CTC1 isoform X1, with protein sequence MENVKTITVSDLLRYGRPHTGSSTPGPSIISDQNPQSPPGPSTSDPYRVLKPLPQFDYPAIVVGTLRLPTLTIKCPHNNCLEFSDDSVAVCCDLTGLDVRIIGKKIHVLTWNFIISDHLSGGLLEIVKWDLPDSSRGLSRCSSLMIDSFPLVSNLIESVPSTSKSKSYQIHGIIGAVSPVFVVPCSVNDSSSSKSMNLRGFHVRIITCECQLCRSTEAVGVLYGKSARHSFTEPVFVYFCGPSWCWHPVMTKLIGNVVTISGLRMKLVFMGKGGSELMFVTAENSVLHLPQLLKKVKRKDAYGSYKGTVKNVYMQGMVVELDNEAWLLLTNQSLMPPHGLRIGADILIKNVHFVVPKFSWAKFLVLGACTRTSIIVKSFSPLKTRCLIMSQSKSQLGNFIETLAFSTRLWVLLLVSCFQRKFSGILSTKKILGSTHKGLVQMFANSHLPSSVIQAQHGVVMEFNKNESCCSTTEPYHGNLKLVVPISNFIHHCENFWIKELLPSDNILPVSCGGKYYQQSIRKAFQSEDLGIILVGTLKISLSSGRLQLVDMTDSIDVVIPDLPSFWDPNSIFEVIDYCVIVEGMPESVHSGLSTIDPLLPGSLFRAFPLARKPNIKIFVYFHLCNATCRNRLIYPSVDSRDELNEISSGKFHLIRIRRKFHPPCHSKKLVRSVFAEAGVLPWYLFLAEKDGSAHQGNVLRGCTVGNHADHSSSKRQKTDSGSSQLSPGFEDNFCSACLEKGTSSLRETCGDPSCLRTSFSHESPCLATIRGVNNFIYTSAGTLCRMKANARVKACKGSAKKIFLEFTSESDLKYQLLQIDGFYLMKHHIEGPLCNIKDADEIGVKVPMTSGTYLRRLSFSSEVLASDKSLHDSSLCNEVFTKDQVLDIGSDCSVSDVHLHVPSSLTGVLEMDAEELGNGHNPPGANLENSSVSSGIETTMDANPDENSGLLGPSFLFPAGKFSSLRGDIIAVHGFDQGFSDMCSSREDYGDLYRYGFCDRTKNCCIHVSVANQTVKIFGSVDQHQFPTGFGSGINATFHRILELQVPSEFMLTSESSVEINSIRTVNEAHSLDCNLNQFRCRVVAVHVLVLEKSNRKCDNIKSNTYTRPHSVDIPLACFILDDGSSSWCCWANAERAATLLRLQNTARTSTMYHLQRIVEEHDRITVKSARSTSDPFDQDFTVTVGSGRALTGLDEDFDVLVSIIFNACVNTSWTVVAEVMDSNAVNSLREHLAEMQMPMPPMANLRALEVCYVDQLSEARDMIQQLAKR
- the LOC105769316 gene encoding CST complex subunit CTC1 isoform X2; this encodes MENVKTITVSDLLRYGRPHTGSSTPGPSIISDQNPQSPPGPSTSDPYRVLKPLPQFDYPAIVVGTLRLPTLTIKCPHNNCLEFSDDSVAVCCDLTGLDVRIIGKKIHVLTWNFIISDHLSGGLLEIVKWDLPDSSRGLSRCSSLMIDSFPLVSNLIESVPSTSKSKSYQIHGIIGAVSPVFVVPCSVNDSSSSKSMNLRGFHVRIITCECQLCRSTEAVGVLYGKSARHSFTEPVFVYFCGPSWCWHPVMTKLIGNVVTISGLRMKLVFMGKGGSELMFVTAENSVLHLPQLLKKVKRKDAYGSYKGTVKNVYMQGMVVELDNEAWLLLTNQSLMPPHGLRIGADILIKNVHFVVPKFSWAKFLVLGACTRTSIIVKSFSPLKTRCLIMSQSKSQLGNFIETLAFSTRLWVLLLVSCFQRKFSGILSTKKILGSTHKGLVQMFANSHLPSSVIQAQHGVVMEFNKNESCCSTTEPYHGNLKLVVPISNFIHHCENFWIKELLPSDNILPVSCGGKYYQQSIRKAFQSEDLGIILVGTLKISLSSGRLQLVDMTDSIDVVIPDLPSFWDPNSIFEVIDYCVIVEGMPESVHSGLSTIDPLLPGSLFRAFPLARKPNIKIFVYFHLCNATCRNRLIYPSVDSRDELNEISSGKFHLIRIRRKFHPPCHSKKLVRSVFAEAGVLPWYLFLAEKDGSAHQGNVLRGCTVGNHADHSSSKRQKTDSGSSQLSPGFEDNFCSACLEKGTSSLRETCGDPSCLRTSFSHESPCLATIRGVNNFIYTSAGTLCRMKANARVKACKGSAKKIFLEFTSESDLKYQIDGFYLMKHHIEGPLCNIKDADEIGVKVPMTSGTYLRRLSFSSEVLASDKSLHDSSLCNEVFTKDQVLDIGSDCSVSDVHLHVPSSLTGVLEMDAEELGNGHNPPGANLENSSVSSGIETTMDANPDENSGLLGPSFLFPAGKFSSLRGDIIAVHGFDQGFSDMCSSREDYGDLYRYGFCDRTKNCCIHVSVANQTVKIFGSVDQHQFPTGFGSGINATFHRILELQVPSEFMLTSESSVEINSIRTVNEAHSLDCNLNQFRCRVVAVHVLVLEKSNRKCDNIKSNTYTRPHSVDIPLACFILDDGSSSWCCWANAERAATLLRLQNTARTSTMYHLQRIVEEHDRITVKSARSTSDPFDQDFTVTVGSGRALTGLDEDFDVLVSIIFNACVNTSWTVVAEVMDSNAVNSLREHLAEMQMPMPPMANLRALEVCYVDQLSEARDMIQQLAKR